One stretch of Amycolatopsis sp. 195334CR DNA includes these proteins:
- the cobT gene encoding nicotinate-nucleotide--dimethylbenzimidazole phosphoribosyltransferase translates to MDAADFPELPLPDEIARAEAQRLTGTLITPNGSLGRLEELGAWVAACQGQSPPRPFARPRVVVFAGDHGIAAKGVSAHAAEVTGQLVGATLTGGAPLNVLALAAGATVRVVDLAVDREGSATPEAAELKVRRGSGSIDHEDSLTDEEVRAALQAGRTVADAEVDSGADLLVAGEIGVASSTPASVLVAALTGAEPVAVVGRGSGIDDNAWMRKAVAIRDGLRRARAVLADPVALLRTTAGADIAAITGFLAQAAVRRTPVLLDGLVVGAAALVAEELAPGARNWWVAAHRSSEPAHAMVLEHLDLAPILDLDLRIGGGSGAATALPLLTMAARVLAETSTYEQSGVTPPQ, encoded by the coding sequence GTGGACGCCGCCGACTTCCCCGAACTTCCCCTGCCGGACGAGATCGCCCGCGCGGAAGCCCAACGCCTCACCGGAACCCTGATCACCCCGAACGGCTCGCTGGGCAGGCTCGAAGAGCTCGGCGCCTGGGTGGCCGCCTGCCAGGGTCAGTCCCCGCCGCGGCCGTTCGCGCGGCCGCGCGTGGTGGTCTTCGCCGGTGACCACGGCATCGCCGCGAAGGGGGTTTCGGCCCATGCCGCCGAGGTGACCGGACAGCTCGTCGGGGCCACGCTCACCGGCGGCGCCCCGCTGAACGTGCTGGCGCTGGCCGCCGGCGCGACCGTGCGCGTGGTGGACCTGGCGGTCGACCGCGAGGGGTCCGCGACGCCGGAGGCCGCCGAGCTGAAGGTGCGCCGCGGCTCGGGGTCGATCGACCACGAGGACTCGCTGACCGACGAAGAGGTGCGCGCCGCGCTCCAGGCCGGGCGCACGGTCGCCGACGCCGAGGTGGACAGCGGTGCCGACCTGCTCGTCGCCGGGGAGATCGGGGTCGCCAGCAGCACGCCGGCCTCGGTGCTGGTGGCCGCGCTGACCGGCGCCGAACCGGTCGCCGTGGTGGGCCGCGGCTCCGGCATCGACGACAACGCGTGGATGCGCAAGGCGGTCGCCATCCGCGACGGGCTGCGGCGGGCGCGGGCCGTGCTGGCCGACCCCGTCGCGTTGCTGCGCACCACCGCGGGCGCGGACATCGCCGCGATCACCGGCTTCCTCGCCCAGGCCGCGGTGCGCCGGACGCCGGTCCTGCTGGACGGGCTGGTGGTCGGTGCCGCGGCACTGGTCGCGGAGGAACTGGCGCCGGGCGCGCGGAACTGGTGGGTGGCCGCGCACCGGTCGAGCGAGCCGGCGCACGCGATGGTGCTGGAACACCTGGACCTGGCGCCGATCCTGGACCTGGACCTGCGCATCGGCGGCGGCAGCGGGGCGGCCACCGCCCTGCCGCTGCTCACCATGGCGGCGCGGGTGCTGGCCGAGACGAGCACCTACGAACAATCCGGCGTCACCCCGCCTCAGTGA
- a CDS encoding ABC transporter ATP-binding protein, with protein sequence MADNGRGPAVALEAVTIAYPAATGTYPAVSEVDLSVAGGRFVAIVGPTGCGKSTVLNAVAGLREPSAGRVLVDGEPLRGLNRRAGYLFQQDALLPWKTVLDNVAFGLELKGVGKRERLARAGDWVRRVGLAGFENSYPHQLSGGMRKRTAVAQTWIGDPDLLLMDEPFGALDVQTRQVMENELLGLWTGSGKTVLFVTHDLDEAISLADEVVLLSAGPSSRVVGRYPVDLPRPRDLLDIRTEPEFTEIYRAIWADLRDEVMATYDRDVHRTQA encoded by the coding sequence GTGGCAGACAACGGCAGGGGACCGGCGGTGGCACTGGAGGCGGTGACCATCGCCTACCCGGCGGCGACCGGGACCTACCCCGCGGTGTCCGAAGTGGACCTGAGCGTGGCCGGTGGCCGGTTCGTGGCCATCGTCGGGCCGACCGGCTGCGGCAAGTCCACCGTGCTCAACGCGGTGGCCGGGTTGCGCGAACCGTCGGCGGGCCGGGTGCTTGTCGACGGCGAGCCGTTGCGCGGGCTGAACCGGCGGGCGGGCTACCTGTTCCAGCAGGATGCCTTGCTGCCGTGGAAAACCGTGCTGGACAACGTGGCCTTCGGGCTGGAGCTGAAGGGCGTCGGCAAGCGCGAACGGCTGGCGCGGGCCGGGGACTGGGTGCGCCGCGTCGGCCTCGCCGGGTTCGAGAACTCCTACCCCCACCAGCTTTCCGGCGGTATGCGCAAGCGGACCGCGGTGGCGCAGACCTGGATCGGCGACCCGGACCTGCTGCTGATGGACGAGCCGTTCGGCGCGCTCGACGTGCAGACCCGGCAGGTGATGGAGAACGAGCTGCTGGGGCTGTGGACCGGCAGCGGCAAGACCGTGCTCTTCGTCACCCACGACCTCGACGAGGCGATCTCCCTCGCGGACGAGGTGGTGCTGCTCTCCGCCGGGCCGTCGAGCCGGGTGGTCGGGCGCTACCCGGTGGACCTGCCGCGGCCGCGCGACCTGCTGGACATCCGCACCGAACCCGAGTTCACCGAGATCTACCGGGCGATCTGGGCCGATCTGCGAGACGAGGTGATGGCGACCTATGACCGCGACGTCCACCGCACCCAGGCGTAG
- a CDS encoding ABC transporter permease has protein sequence MTATSTAPRRRAGRRSPAVLTAQIGLAVLLVAGWELGSRTGVVDEFFFSKPSDVAARAGEWFRTGYIWDHLGITLLEAALALVLGGFLGLVIGFLLARVEFVARVFDPYIKVLNSLPRVVLAPIFLLWFGLGIWSKVAFGITLVFFIVFFNTYQGVREVDRVLVDNARMLGAKEGQLVRHVLLPSALTWIFSSLHISVGFAIVGAVVGEYLGSSAGVGYLISQAEGTFDTTGVFTGMVVLSVVVLVVDAGVDRVERHLLRWKPRRGIELGGQR, from the coding sequence ATGACCGCGACGTCCACCGCACCCAGGCGTAGGGCCGGGCGGCGCAGCCCGGCGGTGCTCACCGCGCAGATCGGGCTCGCCGTGCTGCTGGTGGCGGGCTGGGAACTCGGCTCGCGCACCGGCGTGGTCGACGAGTTCTTCTTCTCCAAGCCGTCCGACGTCGCGGCGCGGGCGGGGGAGTGGTTCCGCACCGGCTACATCTGGGACCACCTCGGCATCACCCTGCTCGAAGCCGCGCTCGCCTTGGTGCTGGGCGGTTTCCTCGGCCTGGTGATCGGGTTCCTGCTGGCCCGCGTGGAGTTCGTCGCGCGCGTCTTCGACCCGTACATCAAGGTGCTGAACTCGCTGCCGCGCGTGGTGCTGGCGCCGATCTTCCTGCTGTGGTTCGGCCTCGGCATCTGGTCGAAGGTGGCCTTCGGCATCACGTTGGTCTTCTTCATCGTGTTCTTCAACACCTACCAGGGGGTGCGCGAGGTCGACCGGGTGCTGGTCGACAACGCGCGCATGCTCGGCGCCAAGGAGGGGCAGCTGGTGCGGCACGTGCTGCTGCCGAGCGCGCTCACCTGGATCTTCTCCAGCCTGCACATCAGCGTCGGCTTCGCCATCGTCGGCGCGGTGGTGGGCGAGTACCTCGGTTCGTCGGCCGGGGTGGGGTACCTGATTTCCCAGGCCGAGGGGACCTTCGACACCACCGGGGTGTTCACCGGCATGGTCGTGCTTTCGGTGGTGGTGCTCGTCGTCGATGCGGGAGTCGACCGCGTCGAGCGCCACCTGCTGCGGTGGAAGCCCCGCCGCGGCATCGAGTTGGGAGGACAACGATGA
- a CDS encoding branched-chain amino acid aminotransferase — protein MTTTMPFTHTPNPDAASPQRVAEVLAKPGFGTHFTDHMVTLRHTAPGGWQDGEVGPYRPLSLDPATSVLHYAQAIFEGLKAYRQPDGSIASFRPDANAARFRRSAVRMAMPELPDELFLESLRELIAVDERWVPTKAGESLYLRPFMISTSVGLGVNAPATEYLYSVIASPAGSYFAGGVKPVSVWLSTEYVRAAPGGTGFAKCAGNYAASFVAQAQAVEQGCDQVVWLDAVEHRWVEEMGGMNLFFVFGSGADARVVTPELSGALLPGVTRASLLQLAADNGLPVEERRISTEEWERAAGSGELTEVFACGTAAVITPVGRVKYDGGEFVVGDGEPGELTMKLREQLTGIQEGTRPDPHGWMQKLK, from the coding sequence ATGACGACCACGATGCCCTTCACCCATACCCCGAACCCGGATGCGGCCAGTCCCCAGCGGGTCGCCGAGGTATTGGCCAAGCCGGGCTTCGGGACGCATTTCACCGACCACATGGTCACCCTGCGCCACACCGCGCCGGGCGGCTGGCAGGACGGGGAGGTTGGGCCGTACCGGCCGCTCAGCCTCGACCCGGCGACGTCGGTGCTGCACTACGCGCAGGCGATCTTCGAAGGGCTCAAGGCCTACCGGCAGCCCGACGGATCGATCGCATCGTTCCGACCGGACGCCAATGCCGCCCGGTTCCGCCGGTCCGCGGTGCGGATGGCGATGCCAGAACTGCCGGACGAGCTGTTCCTCGAATCCCTGCGCGAGCTGATCGCGGTGGACGAGCGCTGGGTGCCGACGAAGGCGGGCGAGTCGCTGTACCTGCGCCCGTTCATGATCTCCACCTCGGTCGGCCTCGGCGTGAACGCGCCGGCGACCGAGTACCTGTACAGCGTGATCGCTTCGCCCGCCGGGTCCTACTTCGCCGGTGGCGTGAAGCCGGTGAGCGTGTGGCTGTCCACCGAGTACGTGCGCGCGGCGCCCGGCGGGACCGGGTTCGCCAAGTGCGCCGGCAACTACGCGGCCTCCTTCGTGGCGCAGGCGCAGGCCGTGGAGCAGGGTTGCGACCAGGTGGTCTGGCTGGACGCGGTCGAGCACCGGTGGGTCGAGGAGATGGGCGGGATGAACCTGTTCTTCGTCTTCGGCTCCGGGGCGGACGCCCGCGTGGTGACGCCGGAGCTGTCCGGCGCGCTGCTGCCAGGCGTGACGCGCGCTTCGCTGCTGCAGCTGGCCGCCGACAACGGGCTGCCGGTCGAGGAGCGCCGCATCTCCACCGAGGAGTGGGAGCGGGCGGCCGGTTCCGGGGAGCTGACCGAGGTGTTCGCCTGCGGGACCGCCGCGGTGATCACGCCGGTCGGCCGGGTCAAGTACGACGGCGGCGAGTTCGTCGTCGGTGACGGGGAGCCGGGTGAGCTGACGATGAAGCTCCGGGAGCAGCTGACCGGCATCCAGGAGGGCACCCGCCCCGACCCGCACGGCTGGATGCAGAAGCTCAAGTAG
- a CDS encoding ABC transporter substrate-binding protein has protein sequence MKRARVGALLLAAALAVTACQQKPGERVEGGELTIGVGGQPLLVYLPTTLAQQLGYYEEEGLKVKLEDLQGGSKALQAMQGGSVDVVSGYYDHTIQMQAKKKEVKSFVTMLRYPSIVLAVSPKASKPIDSIDDLAGANVGVTAPGSSTDFFLKYLLGKHGLAPTAANVQGIGGDAGAVAAMEQGRVDAAVMIDPAVSVLQTRVGAENVKILTDTRTAQGVQEDFGVPAYPAAVLYSSGEWLANNGDTARKLANAIVKTLRWIETHSPDEIAARMPAEYAQGDRGVYVQAIGRAKESFSRDGAMPADGAQAVHRVLSQFDTEIASAPVDLTRTYSNDYLPQ, from the coding sequence ATGAAGCGGGCGAGGGTGGGCGCGCTGCTGCTGGCGGCGGCGCTGGCGGTGACCGCTTGCCAGCAGAAACCGGGGGAGCGCGTCGAGGGGGGTGAACTGACCATCGGGGTCGGCGGGCAGCCGCTGCTGGTGTACCTGCCGACCACGCTCGCGCAGCAGCTCGGTTACTACGAGGAGGAGGGCCTCAAGGTCAAGCTGGAGGACCTGCAGGGCGGCTCGAAGGCGTTGCAGGCCATGCAGGGCGGCAGCGTGGACGTGGTCAGCGGGTACTACGACCACACCATCCAGATGCAGGCCAAGAAGAAGGAGGTGAAGTCGTTCGTCACCATGCTCCGGTACCCGTCGATCGTGCTGGCCGTCTCGCCGAAGGCCAGCAAGCCGATCGATTCGATCGACGACCTGGCCGGGGCGAACGTCGGCGTGACCGCGCCGGGGTCGTCGACCGACTTCTTCCTCAAGTACCTGCTGGGCAAGCACGGGCTGGCGCCCACCGCGGCGAACGTGCAGGGCATCGGCGGGGACGCCGGCGCGGTGGCCGCGATGGAGCAGGGCCGGGTGGACGCCGCGGTGATGATCGATCCGGCGGTTTCGGTGCTGCAGACCAGGGTCGGCGCGGAGAACGTGAAGATCCTCACCGACACGCGCACCGCGCAGGGCGTGCAGGAGGACTTCGGCGTGCCCGCCTACCCGGCCGCGGTGCTGTACTCCTCGGGCGAGTGGCTGGCCAACAACGGGGACACCGCGCGGAAGCTGGCCAACGCCATCGTCAAGACCCTGCGGTGGATCGAAACGCACTCACCGGACGAGATCGCCGCGCGCATGCCCGCCGAGTACGCCCAGGGCGACCGGGGGGTCTACGTGCAGGCGATCGGGCGGGCCAAGGAGTCCTTCTCGCGGGACGGCGCCATGCCCGCGGACGGCGCGCAGGCGGTGCACCGGGTGCTGTCGCAGTTCGACACCGAGATCGCCAGCGCCCCGGTGGACCTGACCCGCACCTACTCGAACGACTACCTGCCCCAGTGA
- a CDS encoding iron-sulfur cluster assembly accessory protein, protein MTTAEQTGGQTEAAEATHGVTLTDAAAAKAKALLEQEGRDDMHLRIAVQPGGCAGLRYQLFFDERTLDGDLFRDFDGLRVAVDRMSAPYVSEAVIDFVDSIEKQGFTIDNPQATGSCACGDSFH, encoded by the coding sequence ATGACGACCGCTGAGCAGACCGGTGGCCAGACGGAGGCCGCCGAGGCCACCCACGGCGTGACCCTGACCGACGCCGCGGCCGCCAAGGCCAAAGCCCTGCTCGAGCAGGAGGGCCGCGACGACATGCACCTGCGCATCGCCGTCCAGCCCGGTGGCTGCGCCGGCCTGCGCTACCAGCTGTTCTTCGACGAGCGCACCCTCGACGGTGACCTCTTCCGCGACTTCGACGGCCTCCGCGTGGCGGTGGACCGGATGAGCGCGCCGTACGTCTCCGAGGCCGTGATCGACTTCGTCGACAGCATCGAGAAGCAGGGTTTCACCATCGACAACCCGCAGGCCACCGGGTCCTGCGCGTGTGGTGACTCGTTCCACTGA
- a CDS encoding acyl-CoA reductase, protein MKHVLDHQRSSVSSGCAVNRHFWRGAWLDEDEVDRRIGALGPTARGVLDGTRLNPLVVIAACGRLRALLNAPRTELRGRLTDRLRARGVSGAKIDRVFTGLLTALPRLTHTGFRSRATEARLHTHIVAGSEPAVGALSAVEGLLSGDFNVVKTSRDDSLFTAELLAGLAAQDVTGQIAARVVVLRFSAVERRDWMAQICDPADTVAVCGPKSRHAGAATWN, encoded by the coding sequence GTGAAGCACGTACTCGACCACCAGCGGAGTTCGGTCTCGTCCGGTTGCGCGGTCAACCGGCACTTCTGGCGCGGCGCCTGGCTCGATGAGGACGAAGTGGACAGACGCATCGGCGCGCTCGGCCCGACCGCGCGCGGGGTACTGGACGGCACGCGGCTCAACCCGCTCGTGGTGATCGCCGCCTGTGGGCGGCTGCGGGCCCTGCTGAACGCCCCGCGCACCGAACTGCGCGGGCGGCTGACCGATCGGCTGCGGGCGCGCGGGGTCAGCGGCGCCAAGATCGACCGGGTGTTCACCGGCCTGCTCACCGCGCTGCCGCGGCTCACGCACACCGGTTTCCGAAGCCGCGCAACCGAAGCGCGGCTGCACACGCACATCGTCGCGGGCAGCGAACCGGCCGTCGGCGCGCTGAGCGCGGTGGAAGGCCTGCTGTCCGGTGACTTCAACGTGGTGAAGACCAGCCGGGACGATTCGCTGTTCACCGCCGAACTGCTCGCCGGGCTGGCCGCGCAGGACGTCACCGGGCAGATCGCCGCACGCGTGGTGGTACTGCGTTTTTCCGCGGTGGAGCGCCGCGACTGGATGGCCCAGATCTGCGATCCGGCCGACACCGTCGCCGTGTGCGGGCCGAAATCCCGCCACGCCGGCGCGGCGACCTGGAACTGA
- a CDS encoding DUF3043 domain-containing protein translates to MRFLRRNSTTATDTPDEDAPEVADAVDSAKGFTPSKGRATPKRREAEAKRRGPVAPPPKTMREAMKRNKELRKQNPVSKEDRRAAAKERRDRMNAGDDKYLLPRDRGPVKAYVRDLVDAKRNLLGLFMPLALLVFVALLVPNVDIQRYATLLCTVMLLGMVVEGYFNGRRVAKAVREKFPKEEIKGRSVGWYAFIRASQIRKLRVPKPRVRPGDAV, encoded by the coding sequence GTGAGGTTCCTGCGCCGTAACAGCACTACAGCCACCGATACGCCCGATGAGGACGCACCGGAGGTCGCCGACGCCGTCGACTCGGCCAAGGGGTTCACCCCGAGCAAGGGCCGAGCCACGCCCAAGCGGCGGGAGGCCGAGGCCAAGCGCCGGGGGCCGGTGGCGCCGCCGCCGAAGACCATGCGCGAGGCGATGAAGCGGAACAAGGAACTCCGCAAGCAGAACCCGGTCAGCAAGGAGGACCGGCGCGCCGCCGCCAAGGAGCGCCGCGACCGGATGAACGCCGGGGACGACAAGTACCTGCTCCCGCGCGACCGCGGGCCGGTCAAGGCGTACGTGCGCGACCTGGTCGACGCCAAGCGGAACCTGCTCGGCCTGTTCATGCCGCTGGCGCTGCTGGTCTTCGTGGCGCTGCTGGTGCCGAACGTGGACATCCAGCGGTACGCCACCCTGCTGTGCACGGTGATGCTGCTGGGCATGGTGGTCGAGGGCTACTTCAACGGCCGCCGCGTGGCGAAGGCGGTGCGGGAGAAGTTCCCGAAGGAGGAGATCAAGGGCCGCTCGGTCGGCTGGTACGCGTTCATCCGCGCCAGCCAGATCCGCAAGCTGCGCGTGCCCAAGCCCCGCGTCCGCCCCGGCGACGCGGTCTGA
- a CDS encoding IspD/TarI family cytidylyltransferase: MVLASGSGSRVGAELNKVYLPLAGRRLVRWSLDAFARLPEFGVLVLVIRPEDEEFAREVVGDLDVDLVHGGASRQGSELCALRHLATRIDAGEVDTVLIHDGARPLASDGLITAVLKAAREFGGAVPGLAADDVVIATEDGTGYGGALDGAVRVQTPQGFLAGPLLAAYEQADREGFIGTDTASCMERFSSLPVHWVPGEERNLKVTYPHDLRVVEHLLRETGLP, from the coding sequence GTGGTGCTGGCGAGCGGCTCCGGCAGTCGTGTCGGGGCCGAGTTGAACAAGGTGTACCTGCCGCTGGCCGGGCGGCGGCTGGTCCGCTGGTCCCTCGACGCCTTCGCGCGGCTCCCGGAGTTCGGCGTGCTGGTGCTGGTGATCCGCCCGGAGGACGAGGAGTTCGCCCGCGAGGTCGTCGGCGACCTCGACGTGGATCTGGTGCACGGCGGCGCCAGTAGGCAGGGCTCCGAACTGTGCGCCCTGCGGCACCTCGCGACCCGCATCGACGCCGGTGAGGTGGACACCGTGCTGATCCACGACGGCGCGCGCCCGCTGGCTTCGGATGGCCTGATCACCGCGGTGCTGAAGGCCGCACGCGAGTTCGGCGGCGCCGTCCCGGGCCTGGCCGCCGACGACGTGGTGATCGCCACCGAGGACGGCACCGGCTACGGCGGCGCCCTCGACGGCGCGGTGCGAGTCCAGACGCCGCAAGGGTTCCTGGCCGGACCGCTGCTGGCCGCCTACGAGCAGGCCGACCGCGAAGGCTTCATCGGCACCGACACCGCCTCCTGCATGGAGCGCTTCTCGTCGCTGCCGGTGCACTGGGTGCCGGGGGAGGAGCGGAACCTGAAGGTGACCTACCCGCACGACCTGCGCGTGGTGGAGCACCTGCTCCGCGAGACCGGCCTGCCGTGA
- a CDS encoding aldo/keto reductase family protein: MEFRRLGRSGLNISEISYGNWLTHGSQVEEDQAQACIKAALDAGITTFDTADVYANTAAESVLGRGLAGQRRESLEIFTKVFWPTGPKGPNDKGLGRKHIIESANASLKRLGTDYVDLYQAHRFDRTVPLEETFLAFADLVRQGKVLYVGVSEWSAEEITRGAAIARELKVPFISNQPQYNALWRVIEAQVVPASEREGLSQIVWSPIAQGVLTGKYKPGQPLPEGSRATDEKGGANFVQRYLNDDVLTRVQKLEPLAAEAGLSLAQLAVAWVLQNPNVASAIIGASRPEQVHENVKAAGVKLDADLLTKIDDILDGVIERDPSLTKSP, encoded by the coding sequence ATGGAGTTTCGTCGCCTCGGCCGCAGTGGCCTGAACATCAGTGAGATCTCGTACGGCAACTGGCTCACCCACGGCTCGCAGGTGGAAGAGGACCAGGCGCAGGCCTGCATCAAGGCCGCGCTCGACGCCGGCATCACCACCTTCGACACCGCCGACGTCTACGCCAACACCGCCGCCGAGTCCGTGCTCGGCCGCGGCCTGGCCGGGCAGCGCCGCGAGAGCCTGGAGATCTTCACCAAGGTCTTCTGGCCGACCGGCCCCAAGGGCCCCAACGACAAGGGCCTCGGCCGCAAGCACATCATCGAGTCGGCCAACGCCTCGCTGAAGCGCCTCGGCACCGACTACGTCGACCTCTACCAGGCCCACCGGTTCGACCGCACGGTGCCGCTGGAGGAGACCTTCCTCGCCTTCGCCGACCTGGTCCGCCAGGGCAAGGTGCTCTACGTCGGCGTCTCCGAGTGGAGCGCCGAGGAGATCACCCGCGGTGCCGCGATCGCGCGTGAGCTGAAGGTGCCGTTCATCTCGAACCAGCCGCAGTACAACGCGCTGTGGCGGGTGATCGAGGCGCAGGTCGTCCCGGCCTCCGAGCGCGAAGGGCTCAGCCAGATCGTCTGGTCGCCGATCGCGCAGGGCGTGCTGACCGGCAAGTACAAGCCGGGCCAGCCGCTGCCCGAGGGCTCGCGCGCCACCGACGAGAAGGGTGGCGCGAACTTCGTCCAGCGCTACCTGAACGACGACGTGCTGACCCGCGTGCAGAAGCTGGAGCCGCTGGCCGCCGAGGCCGGGCTGTCGCTGGCGCAGCTGGCGGTGGCCTGGGTGCTGCAGAACCCGAACGTGGCCTCGGCCATCATCGGCGCCTCGCGCCCGGAGCAGGTGCACGAGAACGTCAAGGCGGCGGGCGTGAAGCTCGACGCGGACCTGCTCACCAAGATCGACGACATCCTCGACGGTGTCATCGAGCGCGACCCGTCGCTGACGAAGTCGCCGTGA
- a CDS encoding carbohydrate kinase family protein, with the protein MAATARIAVSGSIATDHLMHFPGRFAEQLVAEQLHRVSLSFLADDLIVRRGGIGANIAFGLGVLGVQPVLVGSVGADFADYRSWLERHGVDTAGVHVSEVAHTARFVCTTDDDLCQIATFYAGAMAESRNIELAPIADRVGGLSLTLLSPDDPDGMLRHAQECRQRGYAFAVDPSQQLARMEGAQVRDFIDGAKYLFSNDYEWELLLQKTGWTEADVLSRVGLRITTLGEKGVEIVGADGTNLQVPAVPELTKADPTGVGDGFRAGFLAGLNGGLTLERSAQLGSLIAVLVLETVGTQEWLFEAKSALARISEAFGPEAAEDIARILP; encoded by the coding sequence GTGGCAGCCACGGCGCGGATAGCGGTATCCGGCAGCATCGCGACGGACCATTTGATGCACTTCCCGGGGAGGTTCGCCGAGCAGCTCGTGGCCGAGCAACTGCACCGGGTTTCCCTGAGCTTCCTCGCCGACGACCTGATCGTCCGGCGGGGCGGGATCGGCGCGAACATCGCCTTCGGCCTCGGTGTGCTCGGCGTCCAGCCGGTGCTGGTCGGCTCGGTCGGCGCGGACTTCGCCGACTACCGCTCCTGGCTCGAACGGCACGGTGTGGACACCGCCGGCGTGCACGTGTCCGAAGTGGCCCACACGGCCCGCTTCGTCTGCACCACCGACGACGACCTCTGCCAGATCGCCACGTTCTACGCCGGCGCGATGGCCGAGTCCCGCAACATCGAACTGGCCCCGATCGCCGACCGCGTCGGCGGGCTGTCGCTGACCCTGCTCAGCCCGGACGACCCGGACGGCATGCTGCGCCACGCCCAGGAGTGCCGCCAGCGCGGGTACGCGTTCGCGGTGGACCCGTCGCAGCAGCTGGCGCGGATGGAGGGCGCGCAGGTGCGCGACTTCATCGACGGCGCGAAGTACCTGTTCAGCAACGACTACGAGTGGGAGTTGCTGCTGCAGAAGACCGGCTGGACCGAGGCGGACGTGCTCAGCCGCGTCGGCCTGCGGATCACCACGCTGGGCGAGAAGGGCGTCGAAATCGTCGGCGCGGACGGGACGAACCTCCAGGTCCCCGCCGTGCCGGAACTGACGAAGGCCGACCCGACCGGCGTCGGCGACGGCTTCCGCGCCGGTTTCCTGGCCGGGTTGAACGGTGGTCTCACGCTGGAGCGATCCGCGCAGCTGGGTTCGCTGATCGCGGTGCTGGTGCTGGAGACCGTCGGCACGCAGGAATGGCTTTTCGAGGCGAAGAGCGCGCTGGCCCGCATTTCCGAGGCCTTCGGCCCCGAAGCGGCCGAGGACATCGCGCGCATCCTGCCCTGA
- a CDS encoding IclR family transcriptional regulator, with product MRQLGERCHMVVGDARAGVRQPSQPILVLAKSRRVIDVVAADPGGLTWRQVQRATGLPVSTTVRLLQNLVAEGFLDVIAGRYLVGLGVLRWARSRRVESRLTLLAQPELDALRDTTGETAVLFVRYGDQRVLVGIAETRHEVVRLVSIGQVMPLHAGSAGKVFLAYEDEVRDRVLDFGELTAYTPGTIVDAERLRAELVGIQACGWADSVAERDLGTASISAPVHDHTGELAAVLGIGVPEQRFTDANRPMWTEAVVTAARRLSAAMGHAERTAGG from the coding sequence GTGCGGCAGCTCGGGGAGCGGTGCCACATGGTCGTCGGGGACGCTCGGGCCGGAGTCCGCCAGCCGAGCCAGCCGATCCTGGTGCTGGCCAAGTCCCGGCGGGTGATCGACGTGGTGGCGGCCGATCCCGGCGGGCTGACCTGGCGCCAGGTGCAGCGCGCCACCGGACTGCCGGTGAGCACCACCGTCCGCCTGCTGCAGAACCTGGTGGCCGAAGGCTTTCTCGACGTCATCGCCGGCCGGTACCTGGTCGGCCTCGGGGTGCTGCGCTGGGCGCGCAGCCGTCGTGTCGAGTCGCGGCTGACCCTGCTCGCGCAACCCGAACTGGACGCGTTGCGCGACACCACCGGGGAAACCGCGGTGCTCTTCGTCCGCTACGGCGACCAGCGCGTGCTCGTCGGCATCGCCGAGACCCGCCACGAGGTGGTGCGGCTGGTCAGCATCGGCCAGGTCATGCCGCTGCACGCGGGTTCGGCGGGCAAGGTGTTCCTGGCCTACGAGGACGAGGTCCGCGACCGCGTGCTCGACTTCGGCGAGCTCACCGCGTACACCCCCGGCACCATCGTCGACGCCGAACGCCTGCGCGCCGAGCTGGTCGGCATCCAGGCCTGCGGCTGGGCCGACAGCGTGGCCGAGCGCGATCTCGGCACGGCTTCGATCAGTGCGCCCGTGCACGACCACACCGGTGAACTCGCCGCGGTGCTCGGCATCGGCGTGCCGGAACAGCGCTTCACCGACGCGAACCGGCCGATGTGGACCGAAGCGGTGGTCACCGCGGCGAGACGCCTGTCGGCGGCGATGGGACATGCGGAGCGAACTGCTGGCGGCTAG